Part of the Gemmatimonas sp. UBA7669 genome, CCAGCGCCACTGATGGCGCGCGCAATACCGGCGCCAGTGAAACCGTGCGCATCCCGGTGAGCGGCATGACCTGCGCCGCGTGCTCGGCTCGTGTGCAGCGTGCCCTCGAAAAGCAGCCCGGCGTTGCCGACGCGAATGTGAATCTGATGATGAAGACGGCCACCGTGCACTTCGACCCCCGTGTGGTGTCGGCGGAGCGCCTCGTCAGCACCATCGAAGCCACCGGGTATGGCGCGCAACTGGCCTCGCCGGATCAGACGGCCTTCGAGGAGCAGGAGGCGCGCGATCGTGCGTCGGCCGAAGAGTTCACGGAGCTCCGTCGCAAGGCTATCGTGAGTGGTGTGGCCGGTGTGGTCGCGATGATCGTGTCCATGCCGCTCATGGCGCCGGGCGTCTCGGACATGGCGGGAGGGCATGCGCATACCGGCGTGGTGGCCGATCCGTTCATGCGCTGGGCCATGGAGTCGCTGTCGCCGGCGCTGCGCGCCGTCATGCCGTGGCTCTACGCCATCCCCGCGTCGGTGATTTCGTGGAGTTTGCTCTTGGTGACGCTTGGGGTGATGGCCTGGGCGGGCCGGCACTTCTACACGCGGGCCTGGGCGGCTTTCCGTCATCACTCGGCGGACATGAACACGTTGGTGGCGGTGGGTACGGGCGCGGCCTTCGTGTACTCGGTGCTGGCCACCGTGGCGCCCACGTTCTTCACGTCGCGTGGTGTGGCGCCCGATGTGTACTACGAGGCGGTCATCATCATCATCGCGCTCATTCTCACGGGCAATGCGTTCGAGGCGCGCGCAAAGAAGCAGACGGCGTCGGCGCTGCGCGCGCTGGTGCAGTTGCAGCCCAAGACGGCGCGCGTGCTGCGGCAGGATGTAGACGGACGCGAGGTGGAAGTTGATGCGCCCATCGAGACGCTGGAGGCGGGCGAGACGGTGATCGTGCGGCCTGGAGAGCGGGTGCCGGTGGATGGCGTGCTGCTCTCCGGTGAAAGCGCGGTGGACGAAAGCATGCTCACCGGTGAGTCGCTCCCGGTGGCCAAGCGCGCGGGTGATGCGGTCATTGGCGGCACGATCAACCGCACGGGAGCCTTTCATTATCGGGCCACGACCTTGGGTGCCGACAGTGTGCTGGCGCGCATTGTGCAACTGATGCGTGATGCACAGGGCAGTCGGGCACCCATCCAGAAACTGGCCGATCGCATCAGCGGCATCTTTGTGCCGGTGGTGTTGTCGCTGGCCATTGCCACGTTTGTGGTGTGGTACGTGGCGGCTGACACGGCGCCGGCGGTGCGCGCGTTTGCGGCGGCGGTGGCGGTGCTCATCATCGCCTGCCCCTGCGCCATGGGCCTGGCTGTGCCAACGGCGGTCATGGTGTCTACGGGCAAGGGCGCGGAACTCGGTGTGCTCATCAAGGGTGGCGAGGCGCTGCAGCGTGCAGGAGACCTGGGCACGATTGTACTCGACAAAACCGGCACGGTGACGGAAGGACGGCCGACGGTGACGGACTTCGTGCCTGCGCCATCGAGCACCATGGATGCGGCGCAGGTGCTGCAACTTGTGGCGTCGCTGGAAACACTCTCGGAGCATCCGCTGGCCGACGCCATCGTCAAACATGCGCGTGATGCGGGGCGTACGCTTTCGGTGCCCGAAGCGTTTGAGTCACGCACGGGACGCGGCGCGATTGGTGTGGTGGAGGGCCTGGCGCTGGCAGTGGGGAACGCGCAGTTGATGGCGGACTACGCGGTGGACGTGTCGCCGCTTTCGCATGACGCCGAGCGACTGGCGGGTGATGGGAAGACGCCCATGTACGTGGCGGTGGATGGTGCCCTGGCGGCGGTGATAGCCGTTGCCGATCCCATCAAGCCGAGCTCGCGTGAGGCCATTGCACGCTTCCATGCGCTGGGCCTCCAGGTGGTCATGCTCACGGGCGACAATCGGCGCACGGCGGAGGCCGTGGCCAGAGCCGCTGGCATTGACCGTGTGGTGGCCGAGGTGCTGCCCGACGGCAAGGTG contains:
- a CDS encoding heavy metal translocating P-type ATPase; translation: MSTTTTATQTSATDGARNTGASETVRIPVSGMTCAACSARVQRALEKQPGVADANVNLMMKTATVHFDPRVVSAERLVSTIEATGYGAQLASPDQTAFEEQEARDRASAEEFTELRRKAIVSGVAGVVAMIVSMPLMAPGVSDMAGGHAHTGVVADPFMRWAMESLSPALRAVMPWLYAIPASVISWSLLLVTLGVMAWAGRHFYTRAWAAFRHHSADMNTLVAVGTGAAFVYSVLATVAPTFFTSRGVAPDVYYEAVIIIIALILTGNAFEARAKKQTASALRALVQLQPKTARVLRQDVDGREVEVDAPIETLEAGETVIVRPGERVPVDGVLLSGESAVDESMLTGESLPVAKRAGDAVIGGTINRTGAFHYRATTLGADSVLARIVQLMRDAQGSRAPIQKLADRISGIFVPVVLSLAIATFVVWYVAADTAPAVRAFAAAVAVLIIACPCAMGLAVPTAVMVSTGKGAELGVLIKGGEALQRAGDLGTIVLDKTGTVTEGRPTVTDFVPAPSSTMDAAQVLQLVASLETLSEHPLADAIVKHARDAGRTLSVPEAFESRTGRGAIGVVEGLALAVGNAQLMADYAVDVSPLSHDAERLAGDGKTPMYVAVDGALAAVIAVADPIKPSSREAIARFHALGLQVVMLTGDNRRTAEAVARAAGIDRVVAEVLPDGKVAEIERLQRTGQVVAMVGDGINDAPALAKADVGMAIGTGTDIAVEAGDVVLMRGDLRSAAQAVELSRRTMRTMKQNLFWAFIYNVIGIPIAAGVLYPAFGLLLSPILASAAMAFSSVSVVTNSLRLRHARIA